The proteins below come from a single Microbacterium sp. SLBN-154 genomic window:
- a CDS encoding gamma carbonic anhydrase family protein, with translation MSIDPTASVLSLGDRRPSLPDSAFIAAGARVIGDVTLGEGASVWYNAVVRGDSAPITIGPGSNLQDNVSVHVDADHPVVLGANVSVGHNAVVHGCSIGDGSLIGMGSVVLSGAEIGGECLVAAGAVVLQGTVVPPGSLVAGVPAQVRRPLSEDERDAIRRNAAIYLQHLETHRAAESIGESGP, from the coding sequence ATGAGCATCGACCCCACGGCATCCGTCCTCTCCCTCGGCGACCGGCGCCCGTCGCTCCCCGATTCGGCTTTCATCGCCGCGGGCGCGCGGGTGATCGGCGATGTGACGCTGGGGGAGGGTGCCAGCGTCTGGTACAACGCCGTTGTGCGCGGGGACAGTGCCCCCATCACCATCGGCCCGGGCAGCAATCTGCAGGACAACGTCTCGGTGCACGTCGATGCCGACCACCCGGTCGTGCTGGGTGCGAACGTGTCGGTCGGTCATAATGCGGTCGTGCACGGATGCTCGATCGGCGACGGCTCGCTCATCGGGATGGGAAGCGTGGTGCTCTCGGGCGCGGAGATCGGGGGAGAATGCCTCGTCGCGGCCGGGGCCGTCGTGCTGCAGGGCACGGTCGTGCCGCCCGGGTCGCTCGTGGCGGGCGTACCCGCCCAGGTGCGCAGGCCCCTCAGCGAGGACGAGCGCGACGCCATCCGGCGGAACGCGGCGATCTACCTGCAGCACCTGGAGACACACCGGGCTGCCGAATCGATCGGGGAGAGCGGCCCGTGA
- a CDS encoding acyltransferase family protein codes for MPSADPALEPRLPGDAEGRRSRRAQGSPEHAEPARFLPHVQGLRAIAVLCVVLYHFWPGRFPGGYIGVDIFFVISGFLITSHLMRELTATGTVRLGQFWARRARRLLPASLLVLLFCALVAMTPYLTPTSALPNEVREILASTFYVENWYLAITSADYLNNGGDPTTVQHYWSLSLEEQFYVIWPLLMLLAAWAAVKWARGAVRRSVIAVLAVVSAASFVFCVVFTITDPAPAYFVTFGRMWQFGVGALIALVPMLRLRSAGASFVAGWAGIAALLWATFAYDGQTPFPGYAALVPTLGAGLIIAASNTERWWYPTRVLSVRPAQFIGGISYSLYLWHWPLIIIAPSVPFWGLTIYHRVALLALCFLLAWLTKTFVEDPFRSWKVLTSRPPRVTLWASLVAMLLVASTAGAAWAVNAPAYNAGVRALAELRENPPECFGAASVLDPACDDAATPDTILPAPGFAGADRPSDDQCFVQLNDSRPVSCEFGSDAADAPRVALIGDSHAFQLLPTFERMAQRNGWHLTTFFKGACPWNTTPLSTPGAFGAACTDWREGVASALADREIDVVFTSALATTPYASEGFDSSRDAAVAGYREAWSEMIDRGTPVVTVVDNPVWETDPNKCLRTRDAAECDGPRADVLVADDPLREAAEGMAGVTLLDFTDVFCDDEVCRPVIGGANVYRDQDHLTVTFADSLEPWYEAAIRDALASR; via the coding sequence GTGCCATCCGCTGATCCCGCCCTCGAGCCGCGCCTGCCCGGCGACGCCGAAGGGCGGCGCAGCCGTCGCGCACAGGGCTCACCCGAGCATGCCGAACCCGCGCGATTCCTTCCGCACGTGCAGGGCCTGCGCGCCATCGCCGTGCTGTGCGTGGTGCTCTACCACTTCTGGCCGGGGCGGTTCCCCGGCGGCTACATCGGCGTGGACATCTTCTTCGTCATCTCGGGATTCCTCATCACCTCGCACCTGATGCGGGAGCTCACCGCCACCGGCACCGTGCGTCTCGGCCAGTTCTGGGCCAGACGTGCACGCCGGTTGCTTCCCGCATCCCTGCTCGTGCTGCTCTTCTGCGCGCTGGTCGCGATGACCCCGTACCTCACCCCGACCTCCGCACTGCCGAACGAGGTGCGCGAGATCCTCGCGTCGACCTTCTATGTCGAGAACTGGTACCTCGCGATCACGTCCGCGGACTATCTCAACAACGGCGGCGACCCCACCACCGTCCAGCACTACTGGTCGCTCTCGCTCGAGGAGCAGTTCTACGTCATCTGGCCGCTGCTGATGCTCCTCGCCGCCTGGGCCGCGGTGAAATGGGCGCGCGGCGCGGTGCGCCGGAGCGTCATCGCGGTGCTGGCGGTCGTCTCGGCGGCATCCTTCGTCTTCTGCGTCGTCTTCACCATCACCGATCCCGCGCCGGCCTACTTCGTGACCTTCGGTCGGATGTGGCAGTTCGGCGTCGGTGCCCTCATCGCGCTCGTGCCGATGCTGCGGCTGCGCTCCGCGGGTGCGAGCTTCGTGGCGGGCTGGGCCGGGATCGCCGCGCTCCTCTGGGCGACCTTCGCCTACGACGGGCAGACCCCGTTCCCCGGGTACGCCGCCCTCGTGCCGACGCTCGGCGCGGGCCTGATCATCGCGGCATCGAACACCGAGCGCTGGTGGTACCCGACCCGCGTGCTGTCCGTCCGGCCCGCGCAGTTCATCGGGGGGATCTCCTACTCGCTGTACCTCTGGCACTGGCCGCTGATCATCATCGCGCCGTCGGTGCCGTTCTGGGGACTGACGATCTACCATCGCGTCGCCCTGCTCGCCCTCTGCTTCCTGCTCGCCTGGCTGACGAAGACCTTCGTCGAGGATCCCTTCCGCAGCTGGAAGGTGCTGACCTCTCGTCCGCCGCGGGTCACCCTGTGGGCGTCGCTGGTGGCGATGCTCCTGGTGGCGAGCACCGCGGGCGCCGCCTGGGCGGTGAACGCCCCCGCGTACAACGCCGGTGTGCGGGCCCTCGCGGAGCTGCGCGAGAATCCGCCGGAATGCTTCGGCGCGGCATCGGTTCTCGATCCGGCCTGCGATGACGCCGCGACCCCCGACACGATCCTGCCCGCGCCGGGCTTCGCGGGCGCGGACCGACCATCCGACGATCAATGCTTCGTGCAGCTGAACGACTCCCGCCCGGTGTCGTGCGAGTTCGGCTCCGACGCCGCCGACGCCCCGCGCGTGGCACTCATCGGCGACAGTCACGCCTTCCAGCTCCTGCCCACCTTCGAGCGGATGGCGCAGCGCAACGGCTGGCACCTGACGACGTTCTTCAAGGGGGCGTGCCCCTGGAACACCACACCCCTCTCGACGCCGGGCGCCTTCGGCGCGGCGTGCACCGACTGGCGGGAGGGCGTCGCCTCGGCCCTCGCCGACCGGGAGATCGATGTCGTCTTCACCTCCGCCCTCGCCACGACGCCGTACGCCTCGGAGGGGTTCGACTCGTCCCGCGACGCCGCGGTCGCGGGCTACCGCGAGGCGTGGAGCGAGATGATCGATCGCGGCACACCGGTGGTGACGGTGGTGGACAACCCGGTGTGGGAGACCGATCCGAACAAGTGCCTGCGCACGCGTGACGCCGCCGAGTGCGACGGGCCGCGCGCCGACGTGCTCGTGGCGGACGATCCGCTCCGCGAGGCGGCGGAGGGGATGGCGGGGGTGACCCTGCTGGACTTCACCGATGTCTTCTGCGATGACGAGGTGTGTCGCCCGGTGATCGGCGGAGCCAACGTCTACCGCGACCAGGACCACCTGACGGTCACCTTCGCCGACAGCCTCGAACCCTGGTACGAAGCGGCCATCCGCGACGCCCTCGCCTCTCGGTGA
- a CDS encoding Dps family protein: MTDIQTTPATAADPTVAAGSAQFLTPVVLGLQALAVNGKQAHWNVRGANFIAIHELLDQIVDHARQAADDAAERIVALGLPIDARTSTIAQKVAPTAVPAGFTPWQEIVRDMIADMDAVIVDVKTAIEGLDEVDLTSQDVALAIMQTLEKDRWFLFAHLAE; encoded by the coding sequence ATGACCGACATTCAGACCACCCCCGCCACCGCCGCCGATCCCACGGTCGCCGCCGGCTCGGCGCAGTTCCTCACCCCGGTCGTGCTGGGACTGCAGGCTCTGGCCGTGAACGGCAAGCAGGCGCACTGGAACGTGCGGGGCGCGAATTTCATCGCCATCCACGAACTCCTCGATCAGATCGTCGACCACGCCCGGCAGGCAGCCGACGACGCTGCGGAGCGGATCGTCGCGCTCGGACTCCCGATCGACGCCCGCACGTCGACCATCGCTCAGAAGGTCGCGCCCACCGCGGTTCCCGCCGGGTTCACCCCGTGGCAGGAGATCGTCCGCGACATGATCGCCGACATGGACGCCGTGATCGTCGATGTCAAGACCGCCATCGAGGGACTCGACGAGGTCGACCTCACCAGTCAGGACGTGGCGCTGGCCATCATGCAGACGCTCGAGAAGGACCGCTGGTTCCTCTTCGCCCACCTCGCCGAGTGA
- a CDS encoding amidohydrolase — translation MNVGEQVAVIRGARVRGPGRELLPVADADDRVDVFLSDGAIVDIAPAGVIRPTGSVLEADGRFLVPGLWDHHVHVTQWALASERVSVVDATTAVEAARRVAASPVLADGRRVGVGFRDALWADSPSVALLDEHTGDIPTYLINADVHSVWLNSAALRRESLSADDSGILREAPAFEVSRRLNAVPAAHADALVAAMARRAAGRGVVGLVDLDMAWNEDAWVRRVAGGFDTMRVSFGIYPEHLDRAIAAGLRTGDPLRGGSDLVHVGPLKVITDGSLGTRTAACSHPYAGSPDDRGMLTVAPAALVEMMTRATAAGLSCAIHAIGDVANSHALDAFALSGATGTVEHAQLVGASDIPRFARLGVGASVQPEHAVDDRDLTDEIWAAQTATAYPLRALADAGATLLFGSDAPVSPLDPWAALAAAVHRTRGGRPAWRPEQALDPQTALAASTRGGSTDPAAIRPGSPGDLVLCDGDPLSATDSELREMTVSATLLAGRLTHLA, via the coding sequence GTGAACGTCGGCGAGCAGGTCGCCGTCATCCGAGGCGCCCGGGTCAGAGGTCCTGGCCGCGAGCTTCTGCCGGTCGCCGATGCTGACGACCGCGTCGATGTCTTCCTCTCGGACGGCGCGATCGTCGACATCGCACCGGCAGGCGTCATCCGTCCGACAGGGTCGGTGCTCGAGGCCGACGGACGCTTCCTCGTCCCGGGGCTCTGGGATCATCACGTGCACGTCACACAGTGGGCTCTCGCCTCGGAACGTGTCTCGGTCGTCGATGCGACCACCGCTGTGGAGGCCGCACGCCGCGTGGCGGCGTCGCCGGTCCTCGCCGACGGCCGACGGGTCGGGGTCGGCTTCCGCGACGCGCTGTGGGCGGACTCGCCGAGTGTGGCCCTGCTGGACGAGCACACCGGAGACATCCCCACCTACCTGATCAACGCCGACGTCCACAGCGTGTGGCTCAACTCCGCCGCGCTGCGCCGAGAGTCGTTGTCGGCCGACGACAGCGGCATCCTGCGGGAGGCGCCCGCGTTCGAGGTGTCGCGCCGGCTGAACGCCGTCCCCGCCGCGCACGCCGATGCCCTCGTCGCGGCGATGGCACGGCGCGCAGCCGGACGGGGTGTCGTGGGCCTGGTGGATCTCGACATGGCCTGGAACGAGGACGCGTGGGTCCGGCGCGTGGCGGGCGGGTTCGACACGATGCGGGTGTCGTTCGGCATCTACCCCGAGCACCTCGATCGCGCGATCGCCGCGGGCCTTCGCACGGGTGATCCCCTCCGCGGGGGATCGGATCTCGTCCACGTCGGACCACTCAAGGTCATCACCGACGGCTCGCTCGGGACTCGCACCGCCGCGTGCTCGCACCCGTACGCCGGCTCTCCCGACGACCGTGGCATGCTCACCGTCGCGCCGGCCGCGCTGGTCGAGATGATGACCCGGGCGACCGCGGCGGGCCTGTCGTGCGCCATCCATGCCATCGGGGATGTCGCCAACTCCCACGCCCTGGACGCCTTCGCGCTCAGCGGAGCGACCGGCACCGTCGAGCACGCGCAGCTCGTGGGCGCGTCGGACATCCCGCGATTCGCTCGGCTCGGCGTCGGCGCGAGCGTACAACCCGAGCACGCCGTCGACGACCGCGACCTCACCGACGAGATCTGGGCGGCGCAGACCGCCACTGCCTATCCGCTTCGCGCCCTCGCCGACGCCGGCGCCACTCTGCTGTTCGGGTCGGACGCCCCGGTCTCACCTCTGGATCCGTGGGCCGCGCTGGCTGCCGCAGTGCACCGCACCCGAGGGGGTCGCCCGGCATGGCGCCCCGAACAGGCCCTGGACCCGCAGACGGCGTTGGCGGCGTCGACGAGGGGTGGTTCGACCGATCCGGCGGCGATCCGCCCCGGCTCCCCGGGTGATCTGGTGCTGTGCGACGGCGACCCGCTGTCCGCGACCGACAGCGAGCTGCGCGAGATGACGGTGTCAGCGACGCTTCTCGCGGGTCGGCTGACGCATCTGGCCTGA
- a CDS encoding FMN-binding negative transcriptional regulator — protein sequence MRQNPSFAMTDVAELRRLVDLNPWATIVSAGDEGLVASHYVVLLDDDRDDLTIVGHVGKPDDLIHGLGTRELLVVIQGPHGYVSPGWYGDTPSVPTWNFSSVHLTGVPEILDAEQNLRVLDRLVARFEAGMPAPRLLWERPNDAAFVERLERGTVGFRLNPTRIVAKRKLSQNKPAEVVRAVIDGLAHEGPHQNPALAAEMERALQARADAGGIA from the coding sequence ATGCGTCAGAATCCGAGCTTCGCGATGACGGATGTCGCGGAGCTGCGCCGCCTGGTCGACCTCAACCCGTGGGCGACGATCGTGAGCGCCGGCGACGAAGGGCTGGTCGCCTCCCACTACGTCGTGCTGCTCGACGACGACCGCGACGACCTCACCATCGTCGGTCATGTGGGCAAGCCGGACGACCTCATCCACGGTCTGGGCACGCGCGAGCTGCTCGTCGTGATCCAGGGGCCGCACGGGTACGTCTCGCCAGGGTGGTACGGCGACACGCCCTCGGTTCCCACGTGGAACTTCTCCTCGGTCCACCTCACCGGTGTCCCCGAGATCCTCGATGCCGAACAGAACCTCCGGGTCCTCGACCGGCTCGTGGCCCGCTTCGAGGCCGGCATGCCCGCGCCCCGACTTCTGTGGGAGCGGCCCAACGACGCCGCCTTCGTCGAACGTCTGGAGCGCGGCACCGTCGGGTTCCGGCTGAACCCGACCCGCATCGTGGCGAAGCGCAAGCTCAGCCAGAACAAGCCGGCCGAGGTCGTCCGCGCCGTGATCGACGGCCTCGCTCACGAGGGCCCGCACCAGAATCCCGCCCTCGCCGCAGAGATGGAGCGCGCGCTGCAGGCGCGAGCCGACGCCGGAGGGATCGCGTGA
- a CDS encoding Fpg/Nei family DNA glycosylase: MPEGHSVHRIARQIAQNFVGRTVAASSPQGRFAEGASLIDGREARESRAVGKQMFVAFDGDLWLRVHLGLYGAWDFAGEIVSDPTIAASNGRMGQTDQRGTPEAILDAAGENSLTSIGAPRRARGRVRMSEQTTGLPGEADSEEWPPPVRGQVRLRLLTDLTCADLRGPTACVIQTPDEVEESLAKLGPDPLVDDAREGEERFVARVRRTVTPIGLLLMDQSVVSGIGNVYRAELLFRASLNPHTPGREVPEETVREIWRDWSRLLVIGVETGQMMTRDGLTAKERRSAMARREHRHWVYGRAGLPCRVCGTSVVVEEAASRKLYWCPSCQA; this comes from the coding sequence GTGCCCGAGGGCCATTCCGTCCACCGCATCGCCCGACAGATCGCGCAGAACTTCGTCGGGCGAACGGTTGCGGCATCCAGCCCTCAGGGACGCTTCGCCGAGGGCGCGTCACTCATCGACGGGCGCGAAGCGCGTGAATCCCGGGCGGTCGGAAAGCAGATGTTCGTCGCGTTCGACGGCGACCTCTGGTTGCGCGTGCACCTCGGTCTGTACGGCGCGTGGGACTTCGCCGGCGAGATCGTCTCCGATCCGACGATCGCCGCGTCGAACGGGCGGATGGGTCAGACCGATCAGCGCGGGACGCCGGAGGCGATCCTGGATGCGGCCGGGGAGAACTCTCTGACCTCGATCGGCGCACCTCGTCGCGCGCGCGGCCGCGTGCGGATGTCGGAGCAGACCACGGGTCTGCCAGGGGAGGCCGATTCCGAGGAGTGGCCGCCCCCGGTGCGCGGCCAGGTGCGGTTGCGATTGCTCACGGATCTCACCTGCGCGGATCTGCGCGGACCGACCGCGTGCGTGATCCAGACTCCCGATGAGGTGGAGGAGTCCCTGGCGAAGCTCGGGCCCGATCCGCTCGTCGACGACGCCCGCGAGGGGGAGGAACGGTTCGTCGCGCGTGTGCGGCGCACCGTGACGCCCATCGGACTGCTGCTGATGGATCAGAGCGTGGTCAGCGGAATCGGCAACGTCTATCGTGCGGAGCTGCTGTTCCGGGCGAGTCTCAACCCCCACACCCCGGGCCGCGAGGTCCCCGAGGAGACGGTGCGCGAGATCTGGCGCGACTGGTCGCGGCTCCTGGTCATCGGCGTCGAGACGGGCCAGATGATGACGCGCGACGGACTCACCGCGAAGGAGCGGCGCAGTGCGATGGCCCGCCGTGAGCACCGGCACTGGGTCTACGGGCGAGCGGGACTGCCGTGTCGAGTCTGCGGCACCTCCGTTGTGGTGGAGGAGGCGGCCTCGCGCAAGCTCTACTGGTGCCCGTCCTGTCAGGCGTGA
- a CDS encoding ribose-5-phosphate isomerase, with translation MRIHIATDHAGLEFSTQLQHHLAAQGHQVIDHGPIEYDALDDYPAFCIRAAQAVVRDQAAGLESLGVVFGGSGNGEQIAANKVAGIRAALVWSIATAELAREHNDANVIAIGARQHTFDEASAFIDRFIATPFSREERHERRIAQIAAFERDGSLAPDPRATGAGTGAARADVLADETSSFDPEAG, from the coding sequence ATGCGCATCCACATCGCCACCGATCACGCCGGTCTCGAGTTCTCCACGCAGCTGCAGCATCACCTCGCCGCGCAGGGGCATCAGGTCATCGATCACGGCCCGATCGAGTACGACGCGCTCGATGACTATCCGGCCTTCTGCATCCGGGCGGCGCAGGCCGTCGTGCGAGACCAGGCCGCGGGTCTGGAGTCGCTCGGCGTGGTGTTCGGAGGATCGGGCAACGGCGAGCAGATCGCCGCGAACAAGGTCGCGGGCATCCGCGCTGCGCTGGTGTGGAGCATCGCGACAGCAGAACTCGCGCGCGAGCACAACGACGCCAACGTGATCGCGATCGGTGCCCGCCAGCACACCTTCGACGAGGCGTCGGCGTTCATCGACCGCTTCATCGCGACGCCGTTCTCCCGTGAGGAGCGGCACGAACGCCGTATCGCGCAGATCGCCGCATTCGAGCGAGACGGGAGCCTCGCCCCCGATCCGCGAGCGACCGGAGCGGGGACGGGTGCCGCGCGGGCCGATGTCCTGGCCGACGAGACGAGCTCTTTCGATCCCGAGGCCGGCTGA
- a CDS encoding ferrochelatase, whose amino-acid sequence MTDLAPQDTSSDTPTVLFASPAAASGAPHVETPVAYDAVLLAGFGGPEGQDDVIPFLRNVTRGRGIPDERLEEVAHHYRHFGGVSPINAQNRALKAALETELASRGIDLPVYWGNRNWAPYLDEAVRQAADAGHTTLLGLATSAYSSFSSCRQYREDFARALNETGLGDTVTIDKVRQFFDHPGFVRPFVDGVHGAISGLLDDGIDPSRIRVLFSTHSIPTADAERSGPRDRDFGPGGAYEAQHLAVAEVVMADIAAEIPAAADVPWQLVYQSRSGPPSQPWLEPDVVDVIEGLPEVGAQAVVIVPLGFVSDHMEVMWDLDTEAMEAAEQAGLRAVRTQTPGIDPAYVRGLVDLIEERLKGTPAADRPHRTDLGPWFDVCRPGCCENVRAGFKPAASGIAP is encoded by the coding sequence GTGACCGATCTCGCCCCCCAGGACACCAGCTCCGACACCCCCACGGTTCTGTTCGCCTCCCCGGCCGCCGCCTCGGGAGCGCCGCACGTCGAGACACCCGTCGCCTACGACGCCGTGCTCCTCGCCGGCTTCGGCGGCCCGGAAGGTCAGGACGATGTCATCCCCTTCCTCCGCAACGTCACCCGCGGACGGGGGATCCCCGACGAGCGCCTCGAAGAGGTCGCGCACCACTACCGCCATTTCGGAGGCGTCAGCCCCATCAATGCGCAGAATCGAGCCTTGAAGGCCGCTCTCGAAACGGAGCTCGCCTCCCGCGGGATCGATCTGCCCGTGTACTGGGGCAACCGGAACTGGGCGCCCTACCTCGACGAGGCCGTCCGCCAGGCCGCCGACGCCGGACACACGACGCTCCTGGGACTTGCCACCAGCGCGTACAGCTCCTTCTCGAGCTGCCGGCAGTACCGCGAGGATTTCGCCCGTGCTCTGAACGAAACGGGTCTGGGTGACACCGTGACCATCGACAAGGTGCGTCAGTTCTTCGACCACCCCGGTTTCGTCCGGCCGTTCGTCGACGGAGTGCACGGCGCGATCTCGGGCCTGCTCGACGACGGAATCGACCCGTCGCGGATCCGCGTGCTGTTCTCCACGCACAGCATCCCCACCGCCGATGCCGAGCGTTCGGGCCCCCGAGACCGCGACTTCGGTCCGGGGGGTGCCTACGAAGCCCAGCACCTCGCGGTCGCCGAGGTGGTGATGGCCGACATCGCGGCGGAGATCCCGGCGGCAGCCGACGTACCGTGGCAGCTCGTCTACCAGTCCCGATCGGGCCCGCCGTCTCAGCCCTGGCTGGAACCGGACGTCGTCGACGTCATCGAAGGGCTTCCCGAGGTCGGAGCGCAGGCGGTGGTGATCGTTCCGCTCGGGTTCGTCAGCGACCACATGGAGGTCATGTGGGACCTCGACACCGAGGCGATGGAGGCTGCCGAACAGGCCGGTCTGCGTGCCGTGCGGACGCAGACCCCGGGGATCGACCCGGCCTACGTGCGTGGGCTCGTCGACCTCATCGAGGAAAGGCTGAAGGGCACTCCCGCAGCGGACCGGCCGCATCGCACCGATCTGGGGCCGTGGTTCGATGTGTGCCGACCGGGTTGCTGCGAGAACGTCCGGGCGGGCTTCAAGCCGGCGGCGTCGGGCATCGCTCCGTAA
- the pepN gene encoding aminopeptidase N, with amino-acid sequence MPGENLTRLEAQERRAVVDTDSYQVDLDLTRGAEIFGSRTVVRFRAQPGSSTFIDLIARDVREITLNGRSIDPATAFADSRIALDDLAEDNELVIDADCAYTNTGEGLHRFVDPVDGEVYLYSQFEVPDSRRMFAVFEQPDLKATFRFTVTAPEAWEVVSNSPTPEPARHGNGTATWDFEPTPRISSYITALIAGPYEKTFSELTSASGRVIPLGVYARKSLWNHLDADYVFDKTRQGFAYFEEKFDYPYPFAKYDQLFVPEFNAGAMENAGAVTFTETYVFRSKVTDAVRERRVVTILHELAHMWFGDLVTMKWWNDLWLNESFAEWASTIATAEATEWTEAWTTFNAMEKTWAYRQDQLPSTHPVVAEINDLEDVQVNFDGITYAKGGSVLKQLAAWVGIEAFFAGVAAYFKKHEWSNTELSDLLTELEATSGRELTTWSKKWLETAGVNTLSPVIDESPDGTIRRFAIIQTAPADYPTIRPHRLGVGFYTLQDGALVRTHGVELDVDGDRTEVPELAGLVRPDLVLLNDGDLAYAKIRLDERSLQTAIDHLAGIAHPLARSLVWGAAWDQTRDAEASATDYVDLVLRNIASETESTTVRTTLAQLLLAATSYVAPEKRDDTRRRVAGHLWALAQNATAGSDSQLQFVTAFAAAACTPEQWAAVKSLRDGDMVLDGLQIDTDLSWQLLVSLAAGGVASIGDIETALAADNTAKGGEFAAQARAALPFPEAKRAAWASLVDRDDLPNTVVRSASLGFVNPAGRDLLADYVQPYFDMLLPVWESRTYKIAEYLIAGLYPSPLANTALRDATRAWLADHADAPAALRRLVQENLAGVERALAVQERDAQ; translated from the coding sequence GTGCCAGGAGAGAACCTCACCCGCCTCGAGGCCCAGGAGCGTCGAGCCGTCGTCGACACCGACTCCTACCAGGTCGATCTCGACCTCACGCGGGGTGCGGAGATCTTCGGTTCGCGGACGGTCGTCCGATTCCGCGCGCAGCCGGGGAGCTCGACCTTCATCGACCTGATCGCCCGCGACGTCCGGGAGATCACGCTGAACGGCCGTTCGATCGACCCTGCCACGGCCTTCGCCGATTCCCGCATCGCGCTGGACGATCTGGCCGAGGACAACGAGCTGGTCATCGACGCTGACTGCGCCTACACCAACACCGGTGAGGGGCTTCACCGCTTCGTCGATCCCGTCGACGGCGAGGTCTACCTCTACTCGCAGTTCGAGGTTCCCGACTCCCGGCGCATGTTCGCCGTCTTCGAGCAGCCCGACCTGAAAGCGACCTTCCGCTTCACCGTGACGGCTCCGGAGGCGTGGGAGGTCGTCTCCAACTCCCCCACGCCCGAGCCGGCCCGTCACGGGAACGGCACGGCGACCTGGGATTTCGAGCCGACGCCCCGCATCTCCTCGTACATCACCGCCCTCATCGCCGGGCCCTACGAGAAGACCTTCTCCGAGCTGACCAGCGCCTCGGGTCGGGTCATCCCGCTCGGTGTCTACGCTCGCAAGAGCCTGTGGAACCACCTCGACGCCGACTACGTCTTCGACAAGACGCGCCAGGGCTTCGCCTACTTCGAGGAGAAGTTCGACTACCCCTACCCGTTCGCCAAGTACGACCAGCTGTTCGTTCCGGAGTTCAACGCCGGCGCGATGGAGAACGCGGGAGCGGTGACCTTCACCGAGACCTACGTGTTCCGCAGCAAGGTGACCGACGCCGTCCGGGAGCGCCGCGTGGTCACCATCCTGCACGAGCTCGCCCACATGTGGTTCGGCGATCTCGTCACGATGAAGTGGTGGAACGACCTCTGGCTGAACGAGTCGTTCGCCGAGTGGGCGTCCACCATCGCCACCGCCGAGGCGACCGAATGGACCGAGGCGTGGACGACCTTCAACGCGATGGAGAAGACCTGGGCCTACCGCCAGGATCAGCTCCCGTCCACCCACCCGGTCGTCGCCGAGATCAACGACCTCGAGGACGTCCAGGTCAACTTCGACGGCATCACATACGCCAAGGGGGGCTCGGTCCTCAAGCAGCTCGCTGCCTGGGTCGGGATCGAGGCCTTCTTCGCCGGGGTGGCGGCCTACTTCAAGAAGCACGAGTGGTCCAACACCGAGCTGTCGGATCTGCTGACCGAGCTCGAGGCGACGAGTGGTCGCGAGCTGACCACCTGGTCGAAGAAGTGGCTCGAGACCGCCGGGGTGAACACCCTCTCCCCCGTCATCGACGAATCTCCCGACGGGACGATCCGGCGATTCGCGATCATCCAGACGGCGCCGGCGGACTACCCCACGATCCGCCCCCACCGCCTCGGCGTCGGCTTCTACACCCTCCAGGACGGCGCCCTGGTGCGCACCCACGGGGTGGAGCTGGACGTCGACGGCGACCGCACCGAGGTGCCGGAACTGGCGGGCCTGGTGCGCCCCGACCTGGTGCTGCTCAACGACGGAGACCTGGCTTACGCCAAGATCCGCCTGGACGAGCGTTCCCTCCAGACCGCCATCGACCACCTCGCGGGGATCGCCCACCCTCTCGCGCGTTCGCTGGTGTGGGGCGCCGCATGGGACCAGACGCGCGATGCCGAGGCATCGGCCACCGATTACGTCGATCTCGTGCTGCGCAACATCGCCTCCGAGACCGAATCGACCACGGTGCGCACGACGCTGGCACAGCTGCTCCTGGCCGCCACCTCGTACGTCGCCCCCGAGAAGCGGGATGACACCCGTCGTCGCGTGGCCGGGCACCTGTGGGCTCTCGCGCAGAACGCCACGGCCGGCAGCGACAGCCAGCTGCAGTTCGTCACCGCCTTCGCGGCGGCGGCCTGCACCCCCGAGCAGTGGGCGGCGGTGAAGAGCCTCCGAGACGGGGACATGGTTCTCGACGGTCTGCAGATCGACACCGACCTCTCGTGGCAGCTGCTGGTCTCCCTCGCCGCCGGTGGGGTCGCCTCGATCGGCGACATCGAAACCGCCCTGGCCGCGGACAACACCGCCAAGGGCGGCGAGTTCGCCGCCCAGGCCCGCGCCGCGTTGCCCTTCCCCGAGGCCAAGCGCGCCGCGTGGGCGTCGCTGGTCGACCGTGACGACCTTCCCAACACCGTGGTCCGATCCGCATCCCTCGGATTCGTCAACCCCGCCGGCCGCGACCTGCTCGCCGACTACGTGCAGCCCTACTTCGACATGCTGCTGCCGGTCTGGGAGTCGCGCACCTACAAGATCGCGGAGTACCTGATCGCGGGGCTCTATCCCTCCCCGCTGGCGAACACGGCGCTCCGCGACGCCACCCGCGCGTGGCTCGCTGACCATGCGGACGCACCGGCCGCCCTGCGCCGACTCGTGCAGGAGAACCTCGCCGGCGTCGAGCGGGCGCTGGCTGTGCAGGAGCGCGACGCGCAGTAA